Proteins co-encoded in one Rhopalosiphum maidis isolate BTI-1 chromosome 2, ASM367621v3, whole genome shotgun sequence genomic window:
- the LOC113551863 gene encoding T-cell immunomodulatory protein yields MISTGIFLLVALSHTCVSIDITYPVFGYYVQGQPAAFGDFDSDELTDMFVLKDQGRSIEIMFGSNVEPFLKPGTQTKCKFNKHQITSVVPGDFNGDALMDLLVTVKNITASGGFSNWFKGNQQNNDLDVHILWGGLNVLACPNEDKPLFTIVDQPLVINYDTNMIVDLFGVKKMSNGTTQRMFWLFNSTGNFTEMAMENYSSEPIRIPQSHGFVDIGGDVAPDLYLTTIKGYEVWLSDSEAGTFIYNQTISFPDNLKVSNVGQTAFMDLQLKGRMDHIVPVCFDTQCTNSTIYFYDSTRWYNLGINFHNGNSVWGFVPPMPNVPYLETITVRPGDFNMDGYPDLLGTLCLGGNIKKTKVILMENVACTTGCDGFDRTFVVRWDLLQAMNGDNNNIMGAFYDFFQNGILDVLLVSGGNGEYNMSAFKNSLDYDANFLKVMVVTGLTNSKYEMLPSRLGKKSRTFGTNLPGPKVSYVTTTQDGYPRQGIATQLPQSAYYSLYLPYTIFGLGRTPNFVDELTVSVLNETRSWTQIIPNSQMVVIPNPINDPSRWNAKLFVTPSRLIFQSAAALAGTCLLILVIIGVLYFKERQEDRIEKRQEAHKFHFDAM; encoded by the exons ATGATATCTACTGGT atatttttattagtggcTTTAAGTCATACATGTGTCTCTATTGACATCACGTATCCAGTGTTTGGATATTATGTTCAAGGTCAACCTGCTGCATTTGGAGATTTTGATTCTGATGAACTTACAGATATGTTCGTCCTAAAAGATCAAGGTCGATCTATTGAAATTATGTTTGGTTCCAATGTTGAACCATTTTTAAAGCCTGGTACACAAACCAAATGCAAGTTTAATAAACACCAAATTACTTCAGTGGTGCCCGGAGATTTCAATGGAGATGCTCTTATGGATCTATTAGttactgtaaaaaatataacagcaTCAGGAGGATTTTCTAATTGGTTTAAAGGAAATCAACAGAATAATGATTTGGACGTACATATATTGTGGGGAGGATTAAATGTTTTGGCATGTCCAAATGAAGATAAACCTCTTTTCACTATTGTTGATCAACCTTTGGTTATTAACTATGATACCAATATGATTGTTGATTTATTTGGtgtcaaaaaaatgtcaaatggtACAACACAAAGAATGTTTTGGCTATTCAATTCAACTGGAAACTTTACAGAAATGGCAATGGAAAATTATAGTTCTGAACCAATAAGAATCCCTCAATCACACGGATTTGTAGACATAGGTGGAG atgTAGCacctgatttatatttaacaactaTAAAAGGATATGAAGTGTGGCTTTCTGATTCTGAAGCtggtacatttatttataatcaaactaTCTCATTTCCTGACAATTTAAAGGTTTCAAATGTTGGTCAAACTGCTTTCATGGATTTACAACTTAAAGGACGCATGGATCATATTGTGCCTGTTTGTTTTGATACACAATGTACCAATagcactatttatttttatgattcaaCTCGCTGGTATAATTTGGGCATAAATTTCCATAATGGTAACAGTGTTTGGGGATTTGTACCACCAATGCCTAATGTACCATACCTAGAAACAATTACAGTGCGCCCTGGAGATTTCAATATGGATGGCTATCCTGATTTATTAGGCACATTATGTCTTGGaggcaatataaaaaaaacaaaagtaattttaatggaAAATGTTGCATGTACGACAGGTTGTGATGGATTTGACAGAACGTTTGTTGTTCGGTGGGACTTACTTCAGGCAATGAATGgtgacaataataacattatgggcgcattttatgatttttttcaaaatggtaTATTAGATGTTTTGTTGGTTAGTGGAGGTAATGGAGAGTATAATATGTCAGcttttaaaaacagtttggATTATGATGCAAACTTTTTGAaa gtTATGGTGGTTACTGGTCTAACAAATAGCAAGTATGAAATGTTACCTAGTCGATTAGGAAAAAAATCTCGTACATTTGGTACTAACTTGCCTGGACCAAAAGTTAGTTATGTGACTACTACTCAAGATGGATATCCACGTCAGGGTATTGCTACACAGTTACCCCAGTCTGCGTATTATTCTCTTTATTTGCCTTACACAATATTTGGACTTGGCCGTACTCCCAACTTTGTAGATGAACTTACTGTTTCGGTTTTAAATGAAACTCGTTCATGGACACAAATTATCCCAAATTCCCAAATGGTTGTAATTCCAAATCCAATAAATGATCCAAGTAGATGGAATGCTAAATTGTTTGTGACACCAAGccgtttaatatttcaaagtgCAGCTGCGCTTGCAGGAACATGCCtacttattttagttataattggaGTGCTGTACTTTAAAGAACGTCAAGAAGATCGTATTGAAAAACGCCAGGAAGcacataaatttcattttgatGCTATgtaa
- the LOC113553122 gene encoding E3 ubiquitin-protein ligase MGRN1: protein MGAFTSRQNTRVEEVDNNSNNAYKYPPKSGNYFSTHFIMGGEKFDTPQPEAYLFGENMDLNFFSKCPTTFPYPPPEVGEPTKPLKSLVNIRKESLRFIRTEEGKTIFNIEFTFDCDSPCSITIYYFCTEDFTPSGVSFNCRDPSMTSEVYHYKRGSNQQFIQPLHMFDPSIYSTEDLTYAFNKEVIPIAIHCVAHDTSEETRQSHTTIAVVEQYSDGSYILKALKQKLFVDGLCYLLQEIYGIENKTPDLKDSGDEDLEDGSSECVICMSDMRDTLILPCRHLCLCQSCADSLRYQANNCPICRVPFRALLQIKALQKTLDNNHRIDLRTPYGYETVPLIEALNGPNFRRYSNATKVPSDPLLESSPDSQCAGLTMSKMSLDRLSRKKSCSLDSHGESLSLSDNSLSSNAAASNSDKSSKGSNKDEIKPKIPIKCKDKVRVINEKANPEEETQDEDSEAEKMSPLLDSEKNIEKKIEHSPQPAIVEKKEINVILNHGAEDAECYGECAARMLVTHQNEKPQLSISQERVSLPGTPMSTVSQRSSGESYTSVGSSRLLLAAYEKTTPV from the exons ATGGGTGCATTTACTAGTCGACAAAATACTAGAGTAGAAGAAGTGGACAACAACTCaaataatgcttataaatatcCACCCAAATCTG GAAATTATTTCAGCACTCATTTTATCATGGGTGGTGAAAAATTTGACACACCACAACCAGAAGCATATTTATTTGGAGAAAAtatggatttaaatttttttagtaaatgccCTACTACA TTTCCATATCCACCCCCTGAGGTTGGGGAACCTACTAAACCGTTAAAAAGTTTGGTAAATATTAGAAAAGAATCATTGCGTTTTATACGTACTGAAGAAGGTAaaactatattcaatatagAATTTACTTTTGATTGCGATTCACCAtgttcaataacaatatattatttctgcaCTGAAGATTTTACACCAAGTGGGGTTTC ttttaactGTCGTGATCCATCAATGACATCTGaagtttatcattataaacgaGGTTCAAATCAACAATTTATTCAACCATTACATATGTTTGATCCTAGTATATACAGTACTGAGGACTTAACCTATGCATTTAACAAAGAAGTTATTCCAATCGCTATACATTGTGTAGCTCATGATACTTCTGAAG AAACACGACAGTCGCATACCACAATTGCAGTTGTTGAACAATATTCTGATGGATCCTACATCTTAAAagctttaaaacaaaaattatttgtggaTGGATTATGTTACTTACTGCAAGAAATATAtggtattgaaaataaaacacctGACCTTAAA gatTCTGGAGATGAAGATTTAGAAGATGGTAGTTCAGAATGCGTAATTTGTATGAGTGATATGCGTGACACATTAATATTACCATGTCGTCATTTGTGTTTGTGTCAATCATGTGCAGACTCTCTACGATATCAAGCTAATAATTGTCCAATATGCCGAGTTCCATTCCGTGCTCTTTTACAAATCAAAGCTTTACAAAAAACATTGGACAATAATCataga ATTGATTTACGCACTCCATATGGCTATGAAACTGTTCCTTTAATTGAAGCTCTGAATGGTCCAAATTTTCGACGATACAGTAATGCCACCAAAGTTCCAAGTGATCCTTTACTAGAATCTTCACCTGATAGTCAATGTGCTGGACTCACTATGTCTAA aATGAGTTTAGACAGGCTTTCTAGAAAGAAATCTTGCAGTCTAGATTCACATGGTGAATCATTAAGCCTTAGTGATAACTCTTTAAGTtctaat GCAGCTGCATCTAACAGTGATAAATCATCTAAAGGTTCAAACAAGGATGAAATTAAACCTAAAATTCCAATTAAGTGTAAAGACAAAGTGAGggtaattaatgaaaaagcaAATCCTGAAGAAGAG actcAAGATGAAGATAGTGAAGCAGAAAAAATGTCTCCATTATTGGACTCtgagaaaaatattgaaaagaaAATTGAACATTCCCCCCAACCAGCTATAGttgaaa aaaaagaaattaatgttatactaaATCATGGGGCGGAAGATGCTGAGTGTTATGGTGAATGTGCCGCAAGAATGCTTGTTACACATCAAAATGAAAAGCCTCAACTATCAATATctcaa gaAAGAGTATCACTGCCTGGTACTCCAATGAGTACTGTAAGCCAACGTTCAAGTGGTGAAAGTTATACTTCTGTTGGTTCTTCTCGTTTGTTATTAGCTGCTTATGAAAAAACTACAccggtataa